A stretch of Triticum aestivum cultivar Chinese Spring chromosome 1D, IWGSC CS RefSeq v2.1, whole genome shotgun sequence DNA encodes these proteins:
- the LOC123181921 gene encoding rhomboid-like protein 14, mitochondrial, which produces MGAGMSGGRRRGAGVGWGSGPSSGMLPLLALQVILEYGRAGASRPPVTAALIAANALVYLRPGALDAFLPPLSRVAFNPHLIIQYGDLTRFFLSAFYHLSETHFFYNMTSLLWKGIQLETSMGSVEFASMVTALLGLSQGFTLLLSKGLLLLGNETAYYDQYAVGFSGVLFGMKIVLNAWSDDYVFLHGMVIPAKYAAWAELLLIQAFIPGTSFIGHLSGILAGLAYLWIKRSYSGPDPLALLISGIANVVSWPVKFAQRLLRPGRRQGGRVGRRAARESGRGMWRCSACTFDNSPSVDICEMCNSVREDRVFPNRQHLHDGGSSDLSVDEIRRRRLQRFDR; this is translated from the exons ATGGGGGCGGGCATGagcggtggccggcggcggggcgccggcgtCGGCTGGGGCAGCGGCCCGTCGAGCGGGATGCTGCCGCTTCTGGCCCTGCAGGTGATTCTGGAGTACGGCCGCGCCGGCGCCAGCCGCCCGCCCGTGACGGCGGCGCTCATCGCCGCCAACGCGCTGGTGTACCTCCGCCCGGGCGCCCTCGACGCGTTCCTCCCGCCGCTCTCCCGCGTCGCCTTCAACCCGCACCTCATCATCCAG TACGGCGACCTGACGCGCTTCTTCCTGTCAGCTTTCTACCACCTGAGTGAAACCCACTTCTTCTACAACATGACGTCTCTCTTGTGGAAGGGCATACAGCTTGAAACATCAATGGGCAGTGTTGAGTTTGCTTCTATGGTCACTGCCTTGCTTGGCCTGTCTCAGGGCTTCACATTGCTTTTGTCCAAAGGTCTACTCCTTCTCGGCAATGAGACTGCGTATTACGATCAATATGCTGTTGGATTCTCCGGGGTGCTGTTTGGTATGAAGATTGTGCTGAATGCCTGGTCAGATGATTATGTCTTCCTGCATGGGATGGTCATTCCAGCAAAGTATGCTGCGTGGGCTGAACTGCTCCTCATTCAGGCCTTCATTCCCGGGACGTCCTTCATTGGCCATCTTAGCGGGATTCTTGCTGGTCTAGCCTATCTTTGGATAAAGCGATCATACTCCGGGCCGGACCCGCTTGCTCTTCTGATCTCGGGCATTGCAAATGTTGTGAGTTGGCCGGTGAAATTCGCTCAGAGGCTCCTGAGGCCTGGTCGTCGTCAGGGGGGCAGAGTTGGACGCCGCGCAGCAAGAGAGAGCGGCAGAGGCATGTGGCGATGCTCGGCCTGCACTTTTGACAACTCGCCTTCGGTAGATATCTGTGAGATGTGCAACAGCGTGCGTGAGGACCGTGTTTTTCCCAACAGACAGCATCTCCATGATGGGGGAAGCAGTGACCTCTCGGTTGATGAGATCCGCCGTAGGAGGCTGCAAAGGTTTGACagatga